In the Ictalurus punctatus breed USDA103 chromosome 7, Coco_2.0, whole genome shotgun sequence genome, one interval contains:
- the thoc1 gene encoding THO complex subunit 1, whose product MAPVVFNLIEARDKFTAATRNALETRNCKLLMGVFNNFSGNEAEKKSTLDQSLRGVLEEQIVKHADVEDHLALISISISGVTEGICSASTPFLLLGDVLDCLPLDQCDQIFSFVEENVSTWKSSSFYSAGKNYLLRMCNDLLRRLSKSQNTVFCGRIQLFLARLFPLSEKSGLNLQSQFNLENITVFNKNEQESTLGQQSSEVKEDGMEEGEMGDEDTPAPCSIPIDYNLYRKFWMLQDYFRNPVQCYDKFSWMTFIKYSDETLAVFKSFKLDDTQASRRKREDLHTAGGEHVYFAKFLTSEKLMDLQLSDSNFRRHILLQYLILFQYLKGQVKFKSSNCVLNDDQTSWMEETTKLVYQLLRETPPDGEKFATMVEHILNTEENWNGWKNEGCPSFVKERTTETKPQRPYRKRAAPEDFLGKGPERKLLMGNNELTRLWNLNPDNMEACRSDSREFMPSLEEFFEEAIEQADPANMVEDQYKVVRNSNYGWRALRLLSRRSPHFFQPTNQQFKSLEDYLENMVIKLAKELPKDIPSEEIKTGEEEDENGDNLLKESNDSPSIQSKLVTNSQMDEIAKKLGAQWKTLAPHLDVKEAEIREIEADSDDVELQAKMMLVSWQDREDAQATMESLVTALNVAGFASIAQGFSET is encoded by the exons ATGGCGCCGGTTGTGTTCAATTTGATAGAAGCGAGAGATAAATTCACG GCTGCCACCAGGAATGCGCTGGAGACCCGAAACTGCAAACTGCTGATGGGCGTTTTTAATAATTTCTCTGGAAA TGAGGCGGAGAAGAAGAGCACTCTGGACCAGTCACTGCGTGGCGTTCTGGAGGAACAGATT gTGAAGCATGCAGATGTGGAGGATCATCTCGCTCTCATTTCCATCAGCATCAGCGGCGTCACCGAGG gtatctGCTCAGCCAGCACTCCGTTCCTGTTGCTCGGTGACGTTCTCGACTGTCTCCCTCTGGACCAGTGTGATCAAATCTTCTCGTTTGTCGAGGAGAACGTCTCCACGTGGAAATCC agttccTTCTACTCAGCAGGGAAGAACTATTTGTTGAGGATGTGCAACG ATCTCCTGCGCAGATTGTCCAAATCCCAGAATACAGTGTTCTGCGGGAGGATTCAGCTTTTCCTCGCTCGTCTCTTCCCTCTGTCTGAGAAATCAG GTCTGAATCTTCAGAGTCAGTTTAACCTGGAGAACATCACAGTGTTTAACAAGAACGAGCAGGAGAGCACGCTCGGACAGCAG AGCTCTGAGGTTAAAGAGGACGGGATGGAAGAAGGAGAAATGGGTGATGAAGACACACCTGCTCCATG CTCCATTCCGATAGACTACAACCTGTACAGGAAGTTCTGGATGCTGCAGGATTACTTCAGGAACCCGGTACAGTGCTACGACAAGTTCTCCTGGATGACCTTCATTAAG TACTCGGACGAGACGTTGGCGGTGTTTAAGAGCTTTAAGCTGGATGACACTCAGGCCTCCAGGAGGAAGCGGGAGGACCTGCACACGGCCGGAGGGGAACATGTTTATTTTGCAAAGTTCTTAACCAGCGAGAAG ctaatGGATCTGCAGCTTAGTGACAGTAACTTCAGACGTCACATCCTGCTGCAGTACCTCATCCTCTTCCAGTACCTCAAGGGTCAGGTCAAGTTCAAAAG ctccAATTGTGTTCTCAATGATGATCAGACGTCCTGGATGGAGGAGACCACTAAGCTCGTATATCAG TTACTCAGAGAAACTCCGCCCGATGGTGAGAAGTTTGCTACCATGGTGGAG CACATTCTAAACACGGAAGAAAACTGGAACGGCTGGAAGAACGAGGGCTGTCCAAGCTTCGTCAAAGAGAG gactACAGAGACTAAACCTCAGCGGCCCTACAGGAAGCGAGCAGCGCCCGAGGACTTCCTGGGTAAAGGGCCAGAGCGCAAACTCCTCATGGGAAA TAATGAACTGACACGACTGTGGAACCTCAATCCTGACAACATGGAGGCGTGCAGGTCCGACAGCAG gGAGTTCATGCCATCGCTGGAGGAGTTTTTTGAGGAGGCCATCGAGCAGGCTGACCCGGCCAACATGGTGGAGGATCAGTACAA AGTGGTGAGGAACTCGAATTACGGTTGGCGCGCTCTCCGTCTCCTCTCACGCCGCAGTCCGCACTTCTTCCAGCCCACCAATCAGCAGTTCAAGAGTCTGGAGGATTATCTGGAGAACATGGTGATCAAACTGGCCAAGGAGCTGCCT AAGGACATCCCGTCTGAGGAGATAAAGACcggagaggaggaggacgagAACGGAGACAATCTGCTGAAGGAGAGCAATGACA GCCCGAGTATTCAGAGCAAACTGGTGACGAACAGTCAGATGGACGAAATCGCCAAGAAGCTGGGAGCGCAGTGGAAGACGCTCGCCCCTCACCTCGACGTGAAGGAGGCGGAGATTCGTGAGATCGAAGCGGACAGCGACGACGTGGAGCTTCAGGCCAAAATGATGCTGGTATCCTGGCAAGACCGAGAGGATGCCCAGGCCACCATGGAGAGCCTGGTGACGGCGCTGAACGTTGCCGGATTTGCCAGCATCGCGCAGGGCTTCAGTGAAACATGA
- the aqp1a.2 gene encoding uncharacterized protein aqp1a.2, giving the protein MMKELQTLVFWRTVLAELIGTTMFVFCGISAVIGNGNNSYPDQEVKVALAFGLAIAILAQSLCHVSGAHLNPAVTLAMLVSCQISMCRALWYIMAQMIGAVIASGIVLGLRPSVVDSLGLNKLNGVSLGQGFGIEFLLTLQLVLCFLATTDKRRENITVSAPFALGLSVVVGHLAGFSYTGCGMNPARSFGPALVSVEFEHHWVFWAGPLCGGIVAALLYDFVLFPRGPDPIGRFKVLCHGVEAAAAELEPLLGAAGGAEGDAPVTEDAKPSTTHPWFISVCLASSVSVTDRKLIMVKELRSGALWRAVIAEFVGMTLFVFMGIASAIGTSEDGSGPEQEVKVALAFGLAIATLAQSLGHISGAHLNPAITVGLLFSCQISIIRAVLYILAQMLGAVLASGIVYGIRPKDVKVLGLNEIAENMTQGKAFGVEFLVTFQLVLCVLATTDSRRNDVKGSAPLAIGLSVGLGHLVAISYTGCGINPARSFGPAVIMKSFKKHWVYWVAPMLAGVAAALLYDFVLQPHSDPYTKRLRTIRGGPESETAALIEPSGSGESQWPRH; this is encoded by the exons ATGATGAAGGAGCTGCAGACTTTAGTGTTTTGGAGGACTGTCCTTGCAGAGCTAATTGGGACAaccatgtttgttttctgtggTATTTCTGCAGTAATTGGGAATGGAAACAACAGTTACCCAGACCAGGAAGTAAAGGTAGCATTAGCATTTGGGCTAGCCATTGCCATTTTGGCTCAGAGTTTGTGCCATGTAAGTGGAGCCCACCTGAATCCAGCTGTCACACTTGCCATGTTGGTTAGCTGCCAGATTAGCATGTGCAGGGCTTTGTGGTACATCATGGCCCAAATGATTGGGGCTGTGATTGCTAGTGGAATTGTTCTGGGATTAAGACCATCTGTGGTGGATTCACTTGGGCTAAACAAG CTGAATGGTGTCAGCCTGGGACAAGGCTTTGGAATTGAGTTTCTCCTCACACTCCAGTTGGTGCTGTGCTTCCTAGCAACAACCGATAAAAGGAGGGAAAACATCACCGTTTCAGCTCCGTTTGCACTTGGGCTCTCTGTGGTTGTGGGTCACCTTGCAGGA TTCAGTTATACTGGATGTGGAATGAACCCTGCTCGATCTTTTGGTCCAGCTCTGGTGTCCGTGGAGTTTGAACACCACTGG GTGTTTTGGGCAGGACCACTGTGTGGCGGTATTGTAGCTGCACTTCTCTACGACTTTGTCCTGTTTCCTAGAGGTCCCGACCCTATTGGCAGGTTCAAGGTTTTGTGCCATGGTGTTGAGGCTGCAGCTGCAGAGCTTGAGCCCCTGCTTGGTGCAGCGGGTGGTGCAGAGGGTGATGCTCCTGTAACTGAGGATGCAAAACCAT CCACCACCCACCCGTGGTTTATAAGCGTCTGCTTAGCTAGCAGTGTGTCAGTAACGGACAGAAAACTCATCATGGTTAAGGAGCTCAGGTCTGGCGCCCTTTGGCGAGCCGTGATCGCAGAGTTTGTCGGAATGACGCTTTTCGTTTTTATGGGTATAGCATCTGCCATTGGGACTTCAGAGGACGGCAGCGGTCCAGAACAGGAAGTAAAGGTAGCGTTAGCGTTTGGGCTGGCCATCGCCACGCTGGCTCAGAGTCTGGGCCACATCAGCGGAGCGCATCTTAACCCGGCCATCACTGTCGGCCTGCTGTTCAGCTGCCAGATCAGTATTATCCGTGCAGTTTTATACATTTTAGCCCAGATGTTGGGAGCGGTCCTGGCTAGCGGCATCGTTTACGGTATTCGTCCTAAAGATGTCAAAGTTCTGGGGCTCAACGAG ATTGCTGAAAATATGACACAGGGTAAGGCTTTCGGCGTGGAGTTCCTGGTCACCTTCCAGCTGGTGCTGTGTGTCTTAGCCACAACGGACAGCCGCCGGAACGACGTGAAGGGATCGGCACCGCTCGCCATCGGACTTTCTGTGGGTTTGGGACACTTGGTGGCG ATCAGCTACACTGGCTGCGGCATCAATCCTGCTCGCTCCTTCGGACCTGCTGTCATTATGAAGTCCTTTAAGAAACACTGG GTGTATTGGGTGGCGCCGATGTTGGCTGGAGTAGCAGCTGCTCTCCTCTATGATTTTGTGCTGCAGCCTCACTCAGACCCCTATACTAAACGCCTCCGAACCATCAGAGGCGGGCCGGAGTCAGAAACGGCGGCGTTGATCGAGCCGTCAGGCAGCGGGGAGTCGCAGTGGCCCAGACACTAA